In Centropristis striata isolate RG_2023a ecotype Rhode Island chromosome 1, C.striata_1.0, whole genome shotgun sequence, one DNA window encodes the following:
- the tekt4 gene encoding tektin-4: MSSEVLVSRPHYDSRAVALGVPERETPGKDLQPSSGSATAGYRSAKYSPAEWFSNYHSILQQASRDRSQARSIQRESRTLNQDTEAATVETQAQGTLLLGQRLQEIHYWKSELQQHIQQLLAHTQALLALKTRLEKALDATETPYAIATDNLTCRSRRPGPDLVLDPVEEELLKEVDLIRSVQALLKRTTAQVVTQIKMNREAQQTLESDWSDKKQAYSWDVTSGRHSNTSRDTQLHPGSASMQDQVSNCTSWTKFTQDNLTKASQEQQASHSLRMLVERVLQDTTDDLRTQSSSVDRAFSQRCAQLVEARTQLEMKHAQILEQIGDQERNIVCVQQAIQDKEAPLRVAQSRLYLRSLRPNMELCRDLPQFSLEGEVRQIEASVASLQQQLIEARSSLSHLEESRLTLEKDITCKTHSLLIEREKCMTQRKRYPPVSALAGY, translated from the exons ATGAGCTCTGAGGTTCTGGTGTCCAGGCCCCACTATGACAGCAGGGCCGTGGCTCTGGGGGTCCCGGAGAGAGAGACCCCTGGTAAGGACCTCCAGCCGTCCTCAGGCTCTGCCACGGCCGGGTACCGCTCTGCTAAATACTCCCCCGCTGAGTGGTTCTCCAACTACCACAGCATCCTGCAGCAGGCCAGCAGGGACCGCAGCCAGGCCCGCAGCATCCAGAGGGAGTCCAGGACCCTGAACCAGGACACGGAGGCCGCCACGGTGGAGACCCAGGCCCAGGGGACCCTCCTCCTGGGACAGAGGCTCCAGGAGATCCACTACTGGAAgtctgagctgcagcagcacatccagcagCTGCTGGCCCACACGCAGGCGCTGCTGGCGCTGAAGACGCGGCTGGAGAAGGCGCTGGACGCCACCGAGACGCCGTACGCCATCGCCACCGACAACCTGACCTGCAGGAGCAGGAGACCGGGACCAGACCTGGTCCTGGACCCcgtggaggaggagctgctgaag GAGGTGGATCTGATCCGGAGCGTTCAGGCTCTGCTGAAGAGGACCACGGCTCAGGTCGTCACTCAGATCAA gatgaACAGGGAGGCCCAGCAGACCTTAGAGTCAGACTGGTCTGATAAGAAGCAGGCCTACAGCTGGGACGTGACCAGTGGGAGACACAGTAACACCAGCAGGGACACCCAGCTCCACCCAGGCTCCGCCTCCATGCAGGACCA GGTGAGTAACTGCACATCATGGACCAAGTTCACTCAGGACAACCTGACCAAGGCCTCGCAGGAGCAGCAGGCCAGCCACAGCCTCAG gatgcTGGTGGAGCGTGTCCTGCAGGACACCACTGATGATCTGAGGACCCAGAGCTCCAGCGTGGACCGGGCCTTCAGCCAGCGCTGTGCCCAGCTGGTGGAGGCCAGGACCCAGCTGGAGATGAAGCACGCTCAG ATCTTGGAGCAGATCGgggaccaggagaggaacatagtgtgtgtgcagcaggccATCCAGGACAAAGAGGCTCCGCTGAGAGTCGCCCAGTCCAGACTCTACCTGCGCTCCCTCAGACCCAACATGGAGCTCTGCAGGGACCTGCCTCAGTTcag tCTGGAGGGGGAGGTGAGGCAGATTGAAGCCAGTGTGGcgtctctgcagcagcagctgatcgaGGCCAGAAGCTCGCTGTCCCACCTGGAGGAGTCCCGCCTCACTCTGGAGAAGGACATCACCTGTAAAACTCACTCGCTGCTCATAGAGCGAGAGAAGTGCATGACTCAGCGTAAACGCTACCCGCCGGTCTCAGCGCTGGCAGGATACTGA